From a single Salvelinus sp. IW2-2015 unplaced genomic scaffold, ASM291031v2 Un_scaffold702, whole genome shotgun sequence genomic region:
- the mrpl33 gene encoding large ribosomal subunit protein bL33m codes for MFLTAVNLAKAKSKTVLVQMVSAAGTGYCFNTKRNRLRDKLVLRKNDPLVNKHVLFHEKKKIRSI; via the exons ATGTTCCTCACTGCTGTAAATC TGGCCAAGGCCAAGTCAAA GACTGTCTTAGTGCAAATGGTGAGTGCTGCTGGGACAGGCTACTGCTTCAACACCAAGAGGAACCGACTACGTGATAAACTGGTGCTGCGAAAAAATGACCCTTTGG TGAACAAACACGTCCTCTTTCACGAAAAGAAGAAGATCAGGTCGATTTAA